A window of Mangifera indica cultivar Alphonso chromosome 11, CATAS_Mindica_2.1, whole genome shotgun sequence contains these coding sequences:
- the LOC123229420 gene encoding uncharacterized protein LOC123229420 encodes MVKTRMEGRVKDLEENLKSLTEKVTIMDERFVNSEHQTTFRFDKLDENLHEIRQLLLKDTKGKDNETVVTPTVTQEPPQFFSEPLNTGANFGFQQPIPPPQQPPYPHSAGVAFGESSRNHRPPRYAAPETTNRRDHYHRKLEMPLFSGVDSWGWAAKVERYFQMNGMDERERLAAVMFCLEGEALSWFQFRELWRPFREWREVKEELLLRFGSTQHRTPYEQIILHRQTGTVAEYRSRFEQLVAMLPSAPAEWVRGAFTAGLKHRIQAELRLQAPADLFTLMQQAADIEERDRVVHGPDWDPDPTRAAQAFATPSSFQPSPSPFPSSFNTQPNHKISASCPVHPNAFSTAASSLVSNHTSPHYQPPTQTAPTPNPTHKPAHQPDPYPFHRPDSGHNFPPTLSTSQTHSSNISAPNSAPPSTLSSVVPPNLPPSEAIHHSPHTPPTPNQPPIPFSPRFNSFSRRPNLTSRPEYPRLSQSEIQTRIAQGLCFKCAGKFGPNHQCPFKQLRLMLCDEDEQDPTEFSEDASQLKLRNSEEMELSRHSVAGISTPKTLKFLGKIHTSPVIILVDSGASHSFISQQLVNKLQLPCSPTTFQVIIGNGSSVAGGEKCPGVELLLPEMKFLHDYFVFPLGNVDVILGVDWLATLGVIKSNWQDLTMVFHWEGRKITLQGDPSLVTQETSLKAVSKSLKMGTHCYWIQLAASENISEEPPEAVQRILVNFQHLFEEPMGLPPCRKHDHAIRLFDGVAPPNVRPYRYPHHQKTEIERQVREMLHAGIIRPSHSPFSSPVLLVQKKDGGWRFCVDYRALNKITIPDKFPIPAIDELLDELSGATIFTKLDLKSGYHQIRIIDSDVEKTAFRTHNGHYEFLVMPFGLSNAPATFQALMNEVFRAHLRQFILVFFDDILIYSSTLSAHLHHLSLALQLLSDHHLLLNRKKCSFGVSRLEYLGHIISAEGVAADPQKIQCMIDWPRPRDITALRGFLGLTGYYRRFVRHYGQIAAPLTQLLKKNSFHWNEDSTVAFERLKTAMTTVPVLAMPDFTQPFLVETDASSIGVGAVLMQGGRPISFMSQALSPRNKVKSVYERELMAIVLALQKWRHYLLGKHFIVRTDQKSLKHLMDQTIISGEQQRWVMKLLGFDFEIQYRPGMENKAADALSRLPEASLSLHSISAGHWIEGEVIDQEVRSDSRYKQIIQQLLQDPSSHANFLLKNGTLFYKNRLVMLSSSALLPALLREFHSSPFGGHSGFFRTYKKITAVFFWIGMKKCIRDFVAHCEICQRNKYQAMSPAGLLQPLPIPDKVWEDISMDFIGGLPRTKKGDTILVVVDRLTKYSHFLVLSHPYTAKEVAALFGKEIVRLHGYPRSIVSDRDRLFMSQFWGELFRSVGTTLKFSSAYHPQSDGQTEIVNRGLETYLRCFCSQQPKDWVKWITWAEYWYNTTFHSSLGMTPFKALYGRDPPTLFRWGSEASKIDEVGAFLQQRDAILLELKQQLHKAQDRMKRQADLKRRELHFEVGEQVFLKIQPYRFRTLAKKLNEKLSPRFYGPYVILEKIGAVAYRLALPSTSKIHPVFHVSQLKRVLGAAIQPQPLPGCLSGDLELQLQPEALLDTRYSKTGHLQVLIKWHSLPDCENSWEDYIALRDCFPEFHLEDKVRLRGGGIDRGLITKVYFRRPKKRLEEADPNSEERMKLSAEDSRMDLMEGKLGMTEADLEQNKLGHSAVTTWQPISGQEAEFG; translated from the coding sequence ATGGTAAAAACCAGAATGGAGGGGAGAGTGAAAGATTTAGAAGAAAACCTTAAAAGCCTAACGGAAAAGGTGACCATTATGGATGAAAGATTTGTAAATTCAGAACACCAAACAACTTTTCGGTTTGACAAGCTTGATGAAAATTTGCACGAGATAAGACAACTTCTGCTGAAGGATACAAAGGGGAAGGACAACGAAACAGTAGTGACACCTACTGTCACCCAAGAACCACCGCAATTTTTTTCAGAACCATTGAACACTGGAGCAAACTTTGGGTTTCAGCAGCCGATTCCTCCACCACAGCAGCCTCCCTACCCACACAGCGCTGGTGTAGCGTTTGGAGAATCATCTAGAAACCATCGACCACCGCGTTACGCTGCTCCGGAGACGACGAATCGGCGTGACCATTATCACCGAAAATTGGAGATGCCTCTGTTCAGTGGAGTGGACTCATGGGGGTGGGCAGCCAAGGTCGAGCGCTATTTCCAGATGAACGGCATGGACGAACGGGAACGTTTGGCGGCAGTGATGTTTTGTTTGGAAGGGGAGGCGTTGAGTTGGTTTCAGTTCAGGGAGCTCTGGAGGCCATTTCGTGAATGGAGGGAGGTGAAGGAGGAGCTTCTTCTGCGATTCGGATCAACACAGCACCGGACGCCCTACGAACAGATTATCTTGCATCGGCAGACGGGAACGGTGGCCGAGTACAGATCGCGTTTCGAACAGCTGGTGGCAATGCTTCCGTCGGCACCAGCAGAGTGGGTGCGAGGAGCCTTCACCGCCGGACTGAAACACCGAATTCAGGCCGAGCTTCGTCTCCAAGCACCGGCGGATCTTTTCACCTTGATGCAGCAGGCGGCTGATATAGAAGAAAGGGACCGGGTCGTGCACGGGCCGGATTGGGACCCGGATCCAACAAGGGCAGCCCAAGCCTTTGCAACTCCATCCAGTTTTCAACCCAGCCCAAGCCCATTTCCTTCTTCCTTTAATACACAGCCCAACCACAAAATTTCTGCCTCCTGCCCAGTCCACCCAAACGCGTTTTCCACAGCAGCTTCGTCTCTTGTTTCAAACCACACCAGTCCACACTATCAGCCACCCACCCAAACCGCTCCAACACCCAATCCAACTCATAAGCCCGCCCATCAACCTGACCCATACCCATTCCACCGACCCGACTCAGGCCATAATTTCCCACCCACGCTTTCGACTTCCCAGACACATTCCTCTAATATTTCAGCCCCAAATTCAGCCCCACCTTCGACGCTTTCTTCCGTCGTTCCACCAAATCTCCCACCATCAGAAGCTATCCATCACTCTCCCCATACACCTCCTACACCCAACCAGCCACCAATTCCTTTTTCTCCTCGGTTCAACTCGTTCAGTCGCCGCCCTAACCTAACTTCCAGACCGGAATACCCACGCCTCTCCCAATCTGAAATTCAGACCCGCATAGCGCAAGGCTTGTGCTTCAAGTGTGCAGGCAAGTTCGGTCCGAACCATCAGTGCCCCTTCAAACAACTCCGTTTGATGCTTTGTGATGAAGATGAACAGGACCCAACGGAATTTTCGGAAGACGCCAGCCAACTCAAGCTCCGAAACAGTGAGGAGATGGAGCTTTCCCGTCACTCTGTTGCTGGTATCAGTACTCCTAAGACGTTGAAATTTTTGGGCAAAATTCACACTTCCCCTGTCATCATTCTGGTGGATTCCGGTGCTTCCCACAGCTTCATTTCTCAACAATTGGTCAACAAATTGCAGCTTCCATGCTCACCAACAACCTTCCAAGTGATCATCGGAAATGGAAGTTCGGTCGCCGGCGGAGAGAAGTGTCCAGGCGTTGAGCTACTGTTACCAGAGATGAAATTTCTTCACGACTACTTTGTTTTCCCGTTGGGCAACGTGGATGTCATTCTTGGTGTGGATTGGCTAGCCACTTTGGGCGTTATTAAAAGCAATTGGCAGGACCTCACTATGGTGTTCCACTGGGAAGGGCGGAAAATTACACTTCAGGGGGATCCTTCATTAGTCACCCAAGAAACTTCTCTTAAGGCTGTTTCGAAATCACTTAAAATGGGTACCCATTGCTATTGGATTCAGTTAGCTGCCTCAGAAAATATTTCAGAAGAGCCTCCAGAAGCAGTTCAGAGAATTCTGGTAAATTTCCAACATTTGTTTGAGGAGCCCATGGGGTTACCGCCATGCCGAAAACATGATCATGCCATCCGTTTGTTTGATGGAGTCGCACCGCCTAACGTCCGACCTTATCGGTATCCTCATCACCAGAAGACTGAAATTGAGAGACAGGTTCGTGAAATGCTTCATGCTGGAATTATTCGCCCAAGCCACAGCCCATTCTCCAGCCCTGTTCTCCTGGTGCAAAAGAAGGACGGTGGCTGGCGTTTCTGCGTTGACTACCGCGCCCTCAACAAAATTACCATTCCAGATAAGTTTCCTATTCCTGCTATAGATGAGCTGTTAGATGAATTATCTGGTGCTACAATCTTCaccaaacttgatttgaaatctGGCTACCATCAAATCAGAATTATTGATTCTGATGTTGAGAAAACAGCTTTCCGGACACATAACGGCCATTACGAGTTTCTGGTCATGCCCTTCGGCCTGTCCAACGCCCCTGCCACTTTTCAGGCCCTCATGAATGAAGTCTTTCGGGCCCATTTACGGCAGTTTATTCTTgtcttttttgatgatattttgatttacAGCAGCACCTTATCTGCTCACTTGCATCATCTCAGTTTAGCTTTGCAGCTTCTTTCCGACCATCACCTACTCTTGAACAGAAAAAAATGTTCCTTTGGGGTTTCTCGCTTGGAGTATTTGGGCCACATAATTTCAGCTGAGGGTGTAGCTGCTGATCCTCAGAAAATTCAGTGTATGATTGATTGGCCGCGACCTCGCGATATTACGGCACTTCGAGGGTTCTTGGGACTTACAGGCTATTACCGCCGCTTTGTACGCCACTATGGACAAATTGCAGCCCCATTGACACAGCTGTTGAAAAAGAACTCCTTCCACTGGAATGAAGACTCTACAGTAGCATTCGAGAGGTTGAAGACAGCCATGACTACTGTTCCAGTTCTTGCCATGCCTGATTTTACCCAGCCTTTTCTAGTTGAGACGGATGCTTCGTCCATAGGCGTCGGGGCTGTTCTCATGCAGGGGGGTAGGCCTATTTCTTTTATGAGTCAGGCTCTCTCCCCTAGAAACAAAGTAAAGTCAGTTTATGAACGTGAATTAATGGCCATTGTCTTAGCCTTGCAAAAGTGGCGTCATTATCTATTGGGGAAGCATTTTATTGTCCGCACTGATCAGAAGAGTTTGAAACATTTAATGGATCAAACCATCATTAGTGGAGAGCAACAACGATGGGTGATGAAACTACTTGGTTTCGATTTTGAAATTCAGTATCGTCCGGGAATGGAGAATAAAGCAGCTGATGCCTTGTCCAGGTTACCAGAAGCCTCTCTTTCTTTACACTCCATTTCAGCCGGCCATTGGATCGAGGGGGAAGTGATTGATCAAGAGGTTCGCTCCGACAGCCGGTATAAACAAATCATTCAGCAGCTCCTCCAGGACCCCTCCAGCCACGCCAACTTCTTATTAAAGAATGGCACTCTATTCTACAAAAACAGGTTGGTGATGCTTTCCTCTTCTGCCCTACTTCCAGCCTTGCTTCGGGAATTCCATTCTTCACCTTTCGGTGGCCATTCAGGGTTTTTTCGCACTTACAAGAAAATAACAGCAGTTTTTTTTTGGATTGGCATGAAAAAGTGTATTAGGGATTTTGTAGCCCACTGTGAAATCTGCCAAAGAAACAAATATCAAGCCATGAGTCCTGCAGGCCTCTTACAGCCTCTTCCCATCCCTGATAAAGTTTGGGAGGACATATCTATGGACTTCATTGGGGGTCTTCCACGAACGAAAAAGGGAGATACCATTTTGGTGGTAGTGGACCGCTTGACCAAATACAGCCATTTCCTTGTGCTCTCCCACCCGTATACGGCCAAAGAGGTGGCTGCCTTATTTGGTAAAGAGATAGTTAGGCTTCATGGTTACCCGCGTTCGATCGTGTCGGATCGTGATCGCCTATTTATGAGTCAATTCTGGGGGGAGCTTTTTCGTTCCGTGGGTACAACTCTCAAGTTCAGCAGTGCATATCATCCACAATCTGACGGTCAAACTGAAATTGTCAACCGTGGCCTTGAAACATATCTCCGATGCTTTTGCTCTCAACAACCAAAGGATTGGGTTAAATGGATCACTTGGGCGGAGTATTGGTATAATACCACTTTCCATAGTTCTCTTGGGATGACTCCTTTCAAGGCTTTATATGGGAGAGATCCCCCAACGCTCTTTCGGTGGGGTTCCGAAGCCTCCAAAATAGATGAGGTTGGCGCTTTTCTACAGCAAAGAGATGCCATTCTGCTTGAGTTGAAACAGCAGCTCCATAAAGCCCAAGATAGGATGAAACGTCAAGCCGATTTGAAACGTCGCGAGCTCCACTTTGAAGTTGGTGAGCAAGTGTTCCTTAAAATTCAGCCTTACCGTTTTAGGACTCTTGCTAAGAAGCTCAATGAAAAATTGAGCCCTCGCTTCTACGGCCCTTATGTCATCCTTGAAAAAATTGGTGCGGTTGCCTACCGTCTTGCTTTACCTTCCACAAGCAAAATCCATCCGGTTTTCCATGTGTCACAGTTAAAAAGGGTCTTAGGGGCTGCTATACAGCCACAACCTCTGCCTGGCTGCCTTTCGGGGGACTTAGAATTGCAATTACAGCCGGAAGCTTTATTGGATACTCGTTATTCAAAAACTGGTCACTTGCAGGTCCTCATCAAATGGCATTCTCTTCCGGACTGTGAGAACTCTTGGGAGGATTACATCGCTTTACGGGACTGTTTTCCCGaatttcaccttgaggacaaggtgcgtCTCCGTGGGGGGGGTATTGATAGAGGCCTAATTACCAAAGTTTATTTTCGTAGGCCCAAGAAGAGATTAGAGGAAGCAGACCCAAATTCAGAAGAAAGGATGAAACTCTCAGCTGAAGACTCAAGGATGGATCTGATGGAGGGCAAACTGGGAATGACAGAAGCTGATCTGGAGCAGAATAAGCTTGGCCATTCAGCTGTGACCACTTGGCAGCCTATCAGTGGGCAGGAGGCAGAATTCGGTTAA